From a single Sulfitobacter faviae genomic region:
- a CDS encoding 2Fe-2S iron-sulfur cluster-binding protein, whose translation MLEAGGVDVMYDCQRGDCGICQCDVLSGTPDHRDVVLSEAERAAGNVMQICVSRAKSPRLVLDI comes from the coding sequence GTGCTGGAGGCGGGCGGTGTCGATGTCATGTACGACTGCCAGCGCGGCGACTGCGGCATCTGCCAATGCGATGTGCTCAGCGGCACCCCCGATCACCGCGACGTGGTCCTGTCCGAGGCCGAGCGCGCGGCGGGCAATGTCATGCAAATCTGCGTCAGCCGCGCGAAATCTCCGCGCCTTGTGCTCGACATCTGA
- a CDS encoding SDR family NAD(P)-dependent oxidoreductase produces the protein MISIARGKSEWEAEGCEHIEADLLDPASVAAVATDIAARHEVTHLVHNAGLIWPNLVEEAKPEDITGLAQLHLGSALTLLQAFLPAMKEGGFGRVMFNASRAALGAPTRTAYSASKAGMIGMARTWALELAPHGITVNVVAPGPVQTDNFWGIIPKESEREAALAKRIPVGRLGQVEDVTNAFLFFCDPANSFVTGQTLFVCGGSSIGTLTL, from the coding sequence GTGATCTCGATCGCCCGAGGCAAGTCGGAATGGGAGGCGGAAGGCTGCGAGCATATCGAAGCCGACCTGCTCGACCCCGCCTCCGTCGCCGCCGTTGCTACGGATATCGCCGCGCGCCATGAGGTGACCCATCTGGTGCATAACGCGGGGCTGATCTGGCCCAATCTGGTTGAGGAGGCCAAGCCCGAAGACATCACCGGCCTTGCCCAACTGCACCTCGGTTCGGCCCTGACACTGCTGCAAGCCTTCCTGCCCGCGATGAAAGAAGGCGGCTTTGGCCGGGTGATGTTCAACGCCTCTCGCGCCGCCTTGGGTGCGCCGACGCGTACGGCCTATTCAGCCTCTAAAGCGGGGATGATCGGCATGGCGCGCACTTGGGCGCTGGAGCTTGCGCCGCATGGCATCACCGTCAATGTGGTGGCCCCCGGCCCGGTGCAGACGGATAACTTTTGGGGCATCATCCCGAAAGAAAGCGAACGCGAAGCGGCGCTGGCCAAGCGCATCCCCGTGGGGCGGTTGGGGCAGGTGGAGGACGTGACCAACGCCTTCCTCTTCTTCTGCGATCCGGCCAATAGTTTCGTCACCGGCCAGACGCTCTTCGTCTGCGGCGGGTCGAGCATCGGGACGCTGACGCTCTGA
- a CDS encoding AMP-binding protein translates to MIGAETGTVHAAFEDTAARHPERGFLNVLPETADIYGIAAGEVSYAEAAREVAALRKRISAAGYLPGQRVMLLMENRPVFFLWWLALNGLGLSVVPVNPDLRAAELSYMIDHAEPVLAVAIPARGEDLRAAARQAGRDMPVIAPGDPLPAPATRETIATRQGGAEEAEAALLYTSGTTGQPKGCILTNTYFLDAGRWYADTGGLCALSQDGERMITPLPIFHMNAMAYSFMAMIAVGGCLTALDRFHPRSWWASVRASGATCLHYLGVMPSMLMGAEASEADRDHAVRFGFGAGWTRNCTPPSRRVSVFHWSRLGP, encoded by the coding sequence ATGATCGGGGCAGAGACTGGAACGGTCCACGCGGCCTTTGAAGACACCGCCGCGCGGCACCCCGAACGGGGCTTTCTGAATGTCCTGCCGGAAACGGCGGATATCTACGGCATCGCGGCGGGGGAGGTGAGTTATGCCGAAGCCGCGCGCGAGGTTGCCGCCCTGCGCAAGCGCATTTCGGCGGCGGGTTATCTGCCCGGCCAACGTGTCATGCTGCTGATGGAGAACCGCCCGGTCTTCTTCCTCTGGTGGCTGGCGCTGAACGGTCTGGGACTGTCGGTCGTGCCGGTGAACCCCGATCTGCGCGCGGCAGAGCTGAGCTATATGATCGACCATGCCGAGCCGGTCTTGGCCGTGGCGATCCCCGCGCGGGGTGAGGATCTGCGCGCGGCGGCACGGCAAGCGGGGCGCGACATGCCGGTGATCGCACCGGGGGATCCCTTGCCCGCGCCCGCAACGCGTGAGACCATCGCGACACGGCAAGGCGGGGCAGAGGAGGCCGAGGCCGCATTGCTCTACACCTCAGGCACCACCGGCCAGCCCAAGGGCTGCATCCTGACGAACACCTATTTCCTCGACGCCGGGCGGTGGTACGCTGACACCGGCGGGCTTTGCGCCCTCTCGCAAGACGGCGAGCGGATGATCACGCCGCTGCCGATCTTTCACATGAACGCGATGGCCTATTCCTTCATGGCGATGATCGCCGTGGGCGGCTGCCTGACCGCGCTCGACCGCTTCCACCCCCGCAGCTGGTGGGCCTCGGTCCGGGCCTCGGGGGCGACCTGTCTGCACTACCTTGGCGTGATGCCCTCGATGCTCATGGGGGCCGAAGCAAGCGAAGCCGACCGCGACCATGCCGTGCGCTTTGGCTTCGGCGCGGGGTGGACCCGAAACTGCACGCCGCCTTCGAGGCGCGTTTCGGTTTTCCATTGGTCGAGGCTTGGGCCATGA
- a CDS encoding thiolase family protein yields MRRRGYDGVVLAAPTSVPYARYSNETAHWWIARALRAMLGKAGIAPGELDGFSVSSFSLAPDTPVGLTQHLGLSPRWLDTVPTGGASGLIALRRAARAVQAGDVDLVACVAGDANRIDSFRSLLSGFSRFSMDATFPYGFGGPNASFALLMDRYMQEYGATREDFGQIAVAQRANALCYPDALMKTPLTLDQYLNARMISDPIALFDCVMPCAGAEAFLVMREDEALRRDLPFARISGTIEGHNAYPEDPMQLRGGWGVDIGELYEMAGHGPEGVDLLQTYDDYPVISMMQFEDLGFCAKGEGAAFARRRDLTIHGDFPHNTSGGQLSVGQAGAAGGYLGLVEAIRQVTGQAEGTQVANARRALVSGFGMINYDRGVCSAAAIIEGGAP; encoded by the coding sequence ATGAGGCGCAGGGGCTATGACGGCGTCGTCCTCGCGGCGCCCACCTCGGTGCCCTATGCCCGCTACAGCAATGAGACCGCCCATTGGTGGATCGCCCGCGCGCTGCGCGCGATGCTGGGCAAGGCGGGGATCGCGCCGGGCGAACTGGACGGGTTCTCGGTCTCCAGCTTCTCGCTTGCGCCGGACACGCCGGTCGGGCTGACCCAGCATTTGGGGCTCAGCCCGCGTTGGCTTGATACCGTGCCGACGGGCGGGGCCAGCGGGCTCATCGCGCTGCGCCGCGCGGCGCGGGCGGTGCAGGCGGGCGACGTGGATCTGGTGGCCTGCGTGGCGGGGGACGCGAACCGGATCGACAGCTTTCGCAGCCTGCTCAGCGGCTTTTCGCGCTTTTCGATGGACGCAACCTTTCCCTATGGTTTCGGCGGCCCGAACGCGAGTTTCGCCCTGCTGATGGACCGCTACATGCAGGAATACGGCGCCACGCGAGAGGACTTTGGCCAAATTGCCGTGGCGCAACGCGCCAATGCGCTTTGCTATCCCGATGCGCTGATGAAAACCCCGCTGACGCTTGACCAATACCTGAATGCGCGCATGATCTCAGACCCCATCGCGCTGTTCGACTGCGTCATGCCCTGCGCCGGGGCCGAGGCGTTTTTGGTCATGCGCGAGGATGAGGCCCTGCGCCGCGACCTGCCCTTCGCGCGGATCAGCGGCACCATCGAGGGGCACAACGCCTACCCCGAAGACCCGATGCAACTGCGCGGCGGCTGGGGCGTGGATATCGGTGAGCTCTACGAGATGGCGGGCCATGGGCCGGAGGGGGTCGATCTGCTGCAAACCTATGACGACTACCCAGTGATCTCCATGATGCAGTTCGAAGACCTCGGGTTCTGCGCCAAGGGGGAGGGGGCCGCCTTTGCCCGGCGGCGGGATCTGACGATCCACGGCGATTTCCCCCACAACACCTCGGGCGGGCAGTTGTCGGTCGGCCAAGCCGGGGCCGCGGGCGGCTATCTGGGGCTGGTCGAGGCGATCCGGCAGGTGACCGGTCAGGCCGAGGGCACACAGGTGGCCAACGCCCGGCGGGCCTTGGTCTCGGGCTTTGGTATGATCAACTATGACCGGGGCGTCTGTTCTGCCGCGGCGATCATCGAAGGGGGCGCGCCATGA
- a CDS encoding MarR family winged helix-turn-helix transcriptional regulator has translation MTQQKTDATAQKETGQEGGFVSDYLLYLLAAASDVASAQFHAQVRKAGLRVPEWRVLACLSDTDGAMITQLARRALAEQSRLTRIIAQMEERGLLLRRSDPADGRRVRVYLTDAGRALAAELVPQARRHEAALMEMLKGNEGRS, from the coding sequence GTGACGCAGCAAAAGACCGACGCAACCGCCCAAAAGGAGACGGGTCAGGAGGGGGGATTCGTCTCGGATTACCTGCTGTATCTGTTGGCGGCGGCCAGCGATGTGGCGAGCGCGCAGTTCCACGCGCAGGTGCGCAAGGCGGGGCTGCGGGTGCCGGAATGGCGCGTGTTGGCCTGCCTGTCGGACACTGATGGCGCGATGATCACGCAACTCGCGCGCCGGGCGCTGGCCGAACAATCCCGCCTCACGCGGATCATCGCCCAGATGGAAGAACGCGGCCTGCTGCTTCGCCGCAGCGATCCAGCCGATGGCCGCCGCGTGCGGGTGTATCTGACCGACGCGGGCCGCGCGCTGGCCGCCGAACTGGTGCCGCAAGCGCGCCGCCATGAGGCGGCCTTGATGGAAATGCTGAAGGGCAACGAGGGGCGCAGTTGA
- a CDS encoding cyclase family protein gives MSDAITTLAEALASGAAKVVDLTHRLDPDFPVIVLPPEFGQCARFRMEEVSAYDHRGPAWKWHNLTLNEHTGTHFDAPIHWVSGKDVAHGAVDEIPPEAFIGPVVVVDCSAGAAQNDDFELTPEIIRDWEAQHGPIPADVWVLMRTDWSKRSGADYLNMREDGAHSPGPTPAAIELLLERGIRGFGTETVGTDAGQGMHYDPPFPAHYLLHGAGKYGLQCLCNLDQLPPTGAMLIAPPLKIKGGTGSPLRVLALIPGERV, from the coding sequence ATGAGCGATGCAATTACGACACTGGCCGAAGCACTGGCAAGCGGTGCGGCAAAGGTCGTCGATCTGACCCATCGGCTCGACCCGGACTTCCCGGTCATCGTCCTGCCGCCAGAGTTCGGCCAATGTGCGCGGTTCCGGATGGAGGAGGTTTCGGCCTATGATCACCGTGGACCGGCGTGGAAGTGGCATAACCTCACGCTGAACGAACACACCGGCACCCATTTCGATGCGCCCATTCACTGGGTCTCGGGCAAGGACGTGGCCCATGGCGCGGTGGATGAAATCCCGCCCGAAGCCTTCATCGGCCCTGTCGTGGTGGTCGACTGCTCGGCGGGGGCGGCGCAGAACGACGACTTTGAGCTGACGCCCGAGATCATCCGCGATTGGGAGGCCCAGCACGGGCCGATCCCCGCCGACGTTTGGGTGTTGATGCGCACCGATTGGTCGAAACGCAGCGGCGCGGATTACCTCAACATGCGCGAAGATGGCGCCCATTCGCCCGGCCCCACCCCCGCCGCCATCGAACTGCTGCTAGAGCGCGGCATTCGCGGCTTTGGCACGGAAACGGTCGGCACCGACGCGGGGCAGGGGATGCATTACGACCCGCCCTTCCCGGCGCATTACCTGCTGCATGGGGCGGGGAAATATGGGCTGCAATGCCTGTGCAACCTCGACCAACTGCCGCCCACCGGGGCCATGCTGATCGCACCGCCGCTTAAGATCAAAGGCGGCACCGGCAGCCCCTTGCGGGTACTGGCGCTGATACCGGGAGAAAGAGTATGA
- a CDS encoding SRPBCC family protein, with product MSPYDFFEGMGIRTWPNGHGHTGVNHSIHSDYSAIPGYFEALCDSYGEEKAKAILDENRHNTVYFPNIMIKGPIQQLRVFIPIAADRTVVESYIYRLVDAPDELTARTAMYNRMINAPTSIVGHDDLEMYERAQEGLMVDGLEWVNIQRLIEEDEDFEVEAVENGTTERQMRNQFHAWVKFMTMGQKTEAAE from the coding sequence ATGTCGCCTTACGATTTCTTCGAAGGCATGGGCATCCGCACATGGCCCAACGGGCATGGGCACACTGGCGTAAACCACTCTATCCACTCGGATTATTCCGCCATCCCCGGTTATTTCGAAGCGCTCTGCGACAGCTATGGAGAGGAGAAGGCCAAGGCGATCCTCGATGAGAACCGCCACAACACGGTCTATTTCCCCAACATCATGATCAAGGGGCCGATCCAGCAATTGCGGGTCTTCATCCCCATCGCCGCCGACCGGACCGTGGTGGAAAGCTACATCTACCGCCTCGTCGACGCGCCCGATGAGCTGACCGCACGCACCGCGATGTACAACCGCATGATCAACGCGCCCACCTCCATCGTCGGCCATGACGATCTGGAGATGTACGAGCGCGCGCAGGAAGGGCTGATGGTCGACGGGCTGGAATGGGTGAACATCCAGCGCCTGATCGAAGAGGACGAAGACTTCGAGGTCGAAGCAGTCGAGAACGGCACAACCGAACGCCAGATGCGCAACCAATTCCACGCGTGGGTCAAGTTCATGACCATGGGCCAAAAGACGGAGGCGGCGGAATGA
- a CDS encoding Rieske 2Fe-2S domain-containing protein: MGRYDSPAALAALVQPHQVHRDIYTDPEVFQQEMKHLFANAWVFVGHESQTPNKGDYFSTHIGTQPVIQVRHSTGDIHVLLNRCPHKGTKIVIDRQGNTGKFFRCPYHAWSFKTDGCLLAIPLKKGYQNTGLEETDSGKGMRSVGDVKNYRGFIFARLAEEGMSFEEFFGESLSSLDNMVDRSPAGRLEVVGPPLRYMHHCNWKMLVENQTDTCHPMVAHESSAGTAVKLYEELGLPEDAPKPPRWRSSPPSCRLTISSKAWASAHGPTGMGTLA; encoded by the coding sequence ATGGGACGTTACGACAGCCCGGCGGCCTTGGCCGCCCTCGTGCAGCCACATCAGGTGCACCGCGATATCTACACCGACCCAGAGGTGTTCCAGCAGGAGATGAAGCATCTCTTCGCCAATGCCTGGGTCTTTGTCGGCCATGAAAGCCAGACCCCGAACAAGGGCGATTATTTCAGCACCCATATCGGCACCCAGCCCGTCATTCAGGTGCGCCATTCCACGGGCGACATCCATGTCCTGCTGAACCGCTGCCCCCACAAAGGCACCAAGATCGTGATCGACCGGCAGGGCAACACCGGCAAATTCTTCCGCTGCCCCTATCACGCATGGAGCTTCAAGACCGATGGCTGCCTCTTGGCGATCCCGCTTAAGAAGGGCTACCAGAACACCGGGCTGGAAGAGACCGACAGCGGCAAGGGGATGCGCAGCGTCGGCGATGTGAAAAACTACCGCGGCTTCATCTTTGCGCGGCTGGCCGAAGAGGGTATGAGCTTTGAAGAGTTCTTTGGCGAAAGCCTGTCCTCGCTCGACAATATGGTTGACCGCTCCCCCGCCGGACGGCTCGAAGTGGTCGGCCCGCCGCTGCGCTACATGCATCATTGCAACTGGAAGATGCTGGTCGAAAACCAGACCGACACCTGTCACCCGATGGTGGCGCATGAAAGCTCTGCCGGGACAGCGGTGAAGCTCTACGAAGAACTGGGCCTGCCCGAGGACGCGCCTAAACCCCCGCGATGGAGATCATCGCCCCCTTCATGTCGCCTTACGATTTCTTCGAAGGCATGGGCATCCGCACATGGCCCAACGGGCATGGGCACACTGGCGTAA
- a CDS encoding AMP-binding enzyme, with amino-acid sequence MGHDRNRRGGRDLRQPRTAPRGRKLPRRARRGLEVRLLDDAGQEADQGELLVRRAGAEPRRGFFAGYFKNAEATDEVWAGGWFHTGDIVRRAPDGAMYFVDRKKNVIRRSGENIAAVEVESTLMRHPAVASAAVAAVPDAVRGDEVFACIVPKDAGADPAVLAREITEWCLTQLAYYKAPGFIAFVEALPLTATQKLQRGVLKTLAADLLDDPATQDLRGLKKRTAA; translated from the coding sequence TTGGGCCATGACCGAAACCGGCGCGGGGGCCGTGATCTGCGCCAACCGCGAACCGCGCCGCGTGGGCGAAAGCTGCCTCGGCGCGCCCGAAGGGGGCTGGAGGTCCGGCTGCTCGACGATGCCGGGCAAGAGGCCGATCAAGGCGAATTGCTGGTGCGCCGCGCCGGTGCCGAACCCCGGCGCGGGTTCTTTGCGGGCTACTTCAAAAATGCCGAGGCCACGGATGAGGTTTGGGCGGGCGGTTGGTTCCACACCGGCGACATCGTGCGCCGCGCGCCGGATGGTGCGATGTATTTCGTCGACCGCAAGAAAAACGTGATCCGCCGCTCGGGCGAGAACATCGCGGCGGTCGAGGTGGAATCGACCCTGATGCGCCACCCCGCCGTGGCCAGCGCCGCCGTGGCCGCCGTGCCTGACGCGGTGCGCGGGGATGAGGTTTTCGCCTGTATCGTGCCAAAGGACGCCGGTGCTGACCCTGCCGTCTTGGCCCGTGAAATCACCGAATGGTGCCTGACCCAACTTGCCTATTACAAAGCCCCCGGCTTCATCGCCTTTGTTGAGGCGCTGCCGCTGACGGCGACGCAGAAACTCCAACGCGGGGTGTTGAAAACGCTGGCCGCCGACCTGCTGGACGATCCCGCCACGCAAGACCTGCGCGGGCTAAAGAAACGGACGGCGGCATGA
- a CDS encoding SDR family NAD(P)-dependent oxidoreductase: MTDPLTPPRKKNPQKRSRVPTLPPAQRSRAALGLAIAAGRGTFALQHCADCGAVQYPPRDACCKCLSVALDWRETDRAGEVLAETTIRVSPDPYFRERLPWRIGTVQLAAGPVAVCHLHGEVGRGDAVRLALKLDRAGQGVMVALPREGSELMQDDPMLREMSSDPKHRRVLITDARSPLALALAQALLSAGAAEIFLGEPEHWRRWEGRAAFEGMESVSLMPLDVTDGASVSRLAAEIGGKVDILINTAQFIRPGGVLGSDTIFAREGMETNVLGLMRLAQGFGPAMAARTADGVNSAVAWVNLLSVGALAPEAGFGGFDASQAAARSLSQTMRAEFAGSGLRVMNVYTGPVDDEWHQPLPPPKVAPARWRGQWFAGWSMGWKR, translated from the coding sequence ATGACTGACCCACTGACCCCGCCCCGAAAGAAGAACCCGCAAAAGCGCAGCAGGGTGCCGACGCTGCCGCCCGCGCAGCGGTCGCGCGCGGCCCTCGGCCTTGCCATCGCCGCCGGGCGCGGCACCTTCGCCTTGCAACACTGCGCCGATTGTGGGGCGGTGCAATACCCCCCGCGCGATGCCTGCTGCAAATGCCTGTCCGTCGCGCTGGATTGGCGCGAGACGGACCGCGCGGGCGAGGTCTTGGCCGAAACCACGATCCGCGTCTCGCCCGACCCGTATTTTCGCGAGCGGCTGCCCTGGCGCATCGGCACGGTGCAACTGGCCGCGGGGCCGGTGGCGGTGTGCCATTTGCATGGCGAAGTCGGGCGCGGTGATGCGGTGCGGCTGGCGTTGAAACTGGACCGGGCCGGGCAGGGGGTCATGGTGGCCCTGCCGCGAGAGGGAAGCGAATTGATGCAAGACGATCCAATGCTGCGCGAAATGTCGAGCGATCCGAAACATCGGCGGGTGTTGATCACCGATGCCCGTTCGCCCTTGGCCCTGGCGCTGGCCCAAGCGCTTTTGAGCGCTGGCGCGGCGGAGATATTCCTGGGCGAGCCGGAACATTGGCGCCGGTGGGAAGGCCGCGCGGCCTTCGAGGGGATGGAGAGCGTCAGCCTCATGCCGCTTGATGTCACCGATGGGGCCTCCGTCTCGCGCCTCGCGGCAGAGATCGGTGGCAAGGTCGACATCCTGATCAACACCGCCCAATTCATCCGCCCCGGCGGGGTGCTGGGCAGTGACACGATCTTTGCCCGCGAGGGGATGGAGACCAATGTGCTGGGCCTGATGCGATTGGCGCAGGGCTTTGGCCCCGCGATGGCCGCGCGCACGGCAGATGGGGTGAACTCGGCGGTGGCTTGGGTCAATCTCTTGTCGGTCGGGGCCTTGGCACCCGAGGCGGGTTTCGGCGGTTTCGATGCCTCACAAGCGGCGGCGCGGTCGCTCAGCCAGACGATGCGGGCGGAATTTGCCGGATCGGGGCTGCGGGTGATGAATGTCTACACCGGCCCCGTTGATGACGAATGGCACCAACCTCTGCCGCCGCCCAAAGTCGCCCCCGCGCGCTGGCGCGGACAGTGGTTCGCGGGCTGGTCGATGGGTTGGAAGAGGTAG
- a CDS encoding aromatic-ring-hydroxylating dioxygenase subunit beta, whose translation MTVTRESLIDFIYGEVRMLDEGRYTEWLNLWLPDGHYWMPLDYQQKDPINETSLMYEDMFMLKLRVERLNGARTFSQKPKSRCHHVIQRPFVDEMDTEAGRFVTTTFMHYVETRLDKQQLLAVTARHELALVEGGSASPTNGSIS comes from the coding sequence ATGACTGTGACGCGCGAAAGCCTGATCGACTTCATCTATGGTGAAGTCCGCATGTTGGACGAGGGGCGCTATACCGAATGGCTCAACCTCTGGCTGCCGGATGGGCATTATTGGATGCCGTTGGACTATCAGCAAAAAGACCCGATCAACGAGACCTCGTTGATGTATGAGGATATGTTCATGCTCAAGCTGCGCGTCGAACGTCTGAACGGCGCGCGCACCTTCAGCCAGAAACCCAAAAGCCGCTGCCACCATGTGATCCAGCGCCCTTTCGTGGATGAGATGGACACGGAGGCAGGGCGTTTCGTCACGACCACCTTCATGCATTACGTCGAAACCCGTTTGGACAAGCAGCAATTGCTCGCCGTCACCGCGCGGCATGAGTTGGCGCTGGTCGAGGGCGGCTCCGCATCGCCAACAAACGGGTCGATATCGTGA
- a CDS encoding TRAP transporter small permease, which yields MRSLIRLTTALSALPMTMASLALFALMVLTFADVIMRSVFNAPIEAATELIRIGIALIVFSALPVLSGREGHIAADLLDRPFENWGLQRWRDGLVTLGCGVMLWFPAGRVVDLAYRALSYGDVTEYLEIPTFYIGMFIAVMTYLTAVVLILRGLLRLFAPQLLDPAT from the coding sequence ATGCGCTCTTTAATCCGCCTAACCACCGCCCTCTCGGCCCTGCCGATGACGATGGCCTCTCTCGCGCTCTTCGCGCTGATGGTGCTGACCTTTGCCGATGTCATCATGCGGTCGGTCTTCAACGCGCCCATCGAAGCTGCGACCGAGCTGATCCGTATCGGCATCGCGCTGATCGTTTTCTCTGCCCTGCCGGTCCTGTCGGGCCGCGAGGGGCATATCGCCGCCGATCTTTTGGACCGCCCCTTTGAAAACTGGGGGCTGCAACGCTGGCGCGACGGGCTGGTGACTTTGGGCTGCGGGGTGATGCTGTGGTTTCCGGCGGGGCGGGTCGTCGACCTCGCCTACCGCGCGCTCAGCTATGGCGACGTGACCGAATATCTTGAAATCCCGACCTTCTACATCGGCATGTTCATCGCGGTGATGACCTATCTCACCGCTGTCGTGCTGATCCTGCGCGGGCTTCTGCGCCTCTTTGCGCCGCAACTTCTGGACCCTGCCACATGA